The Chryseolinea soli nucleotide sequence CAAACAATCTTTGAGTGTGCTCCGGCGAGTATCTGGTGCTTATTAAATTTTATTTGTGATTCCACCATCGTAAAGTAGAACGTTGTTCTTGAACAACTTCATCCAGTCGTCCTTTGTTTGGGACGATGGGCTCTCCAACATTTCTCGAACGAAAGTTGAAGAATCGTTTTTACATTGGAGTTGGCGCTTAGGACAACGTTTTTGGTAAAATTAGAATAAATTTTTACTTTAGTTCAAGACTCCATGTCCCACCTGATCCAATCGATCGTAAGCACACTTGGAATCTGAAATGTTAAATAGGTGATTTTTGATAATACTCTGCCTGAACAAAGAATAGCAATCTTGTGTGCTTTGATGGTAGTGTTCTCACGGTCAAATTCATTGATGTAAGGAACGCATATGGCTGGATTTCAATGATCTAAATTTCGTGAGACCATGATGCAATTATGTTTGGACAATGAGTTTGGAAAAAGGATCAAGTAAGAAAACAATTCAAATAAAATCATAACGTCCAAAGAAATCATGTCAAAGTCAAAAGTTTTTATAGGATCTTCTGTTGAGGGAATAAGCGTGGCTTATTCAATCCAGGAGAATTTGAAACATGCTGCGGAGGCTACCGTATGGGATCAGGGAGTTTTTCAGTTATCTCAGACCGCAATAGAATCTCTTATTACTGTACTTGATAATTCGGATTTTGGGGTATTTGTATTTACACCAGACGATATTTTAAATATCCGAGGAAAAAAAAATTTAGCAGTTAGGGATAATGTTTTATTTGAGCTGGGACTTTTTATTGGAAAATTAGGGAGAAACAAATGCTTCATAGTCACTCCGGACAAACCCGACATTCATTTGCCTACTGATTTGCTTGGGGTAAATATTGCAAAATACGAATCCAATAGAAGTGATAAAAACTTGCAGGCGGCCACTGGTGGCCTATGCCATAAAATCAAGGAAGCAATCGGGAAGACTCCCAGCCGTGTAACGGTTGTACAAAATGAACCAGAAACTGAGTTTAAAAATGATTCAAAGACTGTTGAACGTGAGACAAGCTGGTTTGGTCTAGCTGACGAAAAGAAATATGATGAAGCTATTTCTGTTCTAAAAAATAAAATTAATAAAGAGAAGGATGCTTTAGAGAAAATTAACCTTAAATCATGGCTTTGTTATGTGGAGTTTTGCAAGGAACCAGTTAATGGTCGAAAACAGTTTGAGAAATTAATTGCCTCCACACCGGGATCAAATATTCCATATTTGAGATTATCTCAAACATTTTCTTGGCAAAAGAATTATTATGATGCCGTAAAAATTGCTGACGAGGGATTGCGGAACTCTGAAAAGAAAATCAGTCTTACCGTTCAAAAGGCGAAGTGTTTAAGTGCGATTAATAAAAAAGAAGAGGCAATGAAACTTTTGGAGGAATATTTTGCTATCTCGAATGAGCCATTAATAGCTTTAGAGCTGTCAAAAGTCTATATAAAATTGGATAAGAAGGAAGAAGCAATAAATTTACTAAATTCTTCGATGAGAGCCTTTCCTGGTGATGAGGAGGTAATTTCTGAATTTGCTGCTCTTGCCCAGGATCTAGGTCTAACTAAACTTAGACTCGTTTTATATAGTAAGCTTGTGTCATTGGATGAATCCAATGCTACTTACTCTTGCCATTTGGGGAATTGTTATTATGATTTAGATTTATTTGATCTTGCATTTGTCGCTTATGATAAAGGCTTAAGTCTTTCTAAGCATGACAAACAAGGGTGGATTTTGGCAAATATGGGTAATCTTTATAGTAGCAAACAACTTTATCATCAAGCCGATGTTTTTTTGAAGGAATCACAAGGCATTGAACCGGATTCAGAGTATACCTTAAAAAGGCGCTCAGAAGTGCAAAAGGCCATAGAAGAAGAGGATAAGATTCTTCAAGGTTTTTTAACGGAGGGTCTAGAAATTTTGAATAGGGAAAGGATAACTATTGATAAACCGTAAATGGGGTTTTATTTTTGATTTAAACATAGTCGACGGTTGAAAAAATGCCGAGATATCCAAACTTCGAACACCATTGTGAATCATCCATCCAGGTAGTCTTCAGACTGTCGATACCGCCACTCTATAACAATCCATTCAACCAAAAATAAAACGGTGCTACCTTCGTTTTCGTAGGCGTAATTTTTTGAAGTCTGTTTTTCGTCGACCTCATGTCCATCCTTGGCGGCTTGCTAACGCCATACAACCGCACCTTCCGATCTTTTCCCCGCAACAAATGCTCACCCAGATCCACATAGCCGAAAGGCATCGTCACCTGCTCCATAACCTCCCCGGACACCAGCAGGTCGCGCCCCAACACATTACACTTGCCCTGTATGCGGGAGGCTGTGTTGATGGCGTCGCCGTGGAAGGCGAGGGTTTTGTGCGTGACGCCCACGGGGGTGCGCACCACTTTGCCGTGATGGATGCCGGCTTTGAATTGGGGGACAAGCCCATAGTGTTTCCGGTAGTAGCCGGCGCGTTGTGCCAGGAGGTCACGGAAATGGAAGAAGTGTTGGATGGCGTAGAGGAAGTTTGCGGGAGAAGTTCTCCAGGTAAATACGGCTTCGTCGCCGATGTATTGGTAGATCTCGGCGGCGGTTTGTTTGGCGGCTTTAGTCATGTCGGCAAAACAATCCTGGATGAGGGCGCTGTATTTTGCGTGTCCCAAGGTTTCGGCGTGTGTAGTCGATCCTTTCATGTCGAGGAACATGAAGATCCGTTCTTCTTCCACGCCTTTGGTCTGGGGTGAGAGAATATGGAGCAGGTTGCTGGTTTGTATCCACGCTGCGGTCAGTTTTGAAAGCTGCAATAGGAAAGTGATCAGCAGTATGTATACGGCCATCACCACCAGGTTGGTATGCATCAGCGAAAGCGACAGGATTTTCACCCCCGACGTCTTCCCCAGCAGCAAGGGCACCAGCACCGAAGTGAGTGCCAGGCCCAAGCAGAGGTTGGCGAGGCCTTTGACGAGCACGCGCCGGATAAACCCCGGACGCCTGAACCACGCATCAAAGCGCACATCAAACCAACTGAAGACCAACCCGTCGATCACCCCCGAGAAGGCGACGACCAAAAACAAGTTGCCATGATCGACCTCCGGCGTTAACAGGCGTAACAAAGGCGCCGTTGTTCCATCGGCAGCCGTCTTATACAAAGCGTTGCCCAGGCCCCAAAGTTTGATGGCGACAAACAGCACCTTGGCAAAACACCAGGTAACGGTGTGGATCGCAATCCACTTTCTATTTTCATTCCAGAAGCGCATGAGGTCTTTTTTAAATCGTGAATTAGGATGAGATCAAGCCGCGGAATGGTCTGAGTAAGCATAGCCCGCATCGTCGTTCGCCGATGTCCGACGTTGGTCCGGGTGTACCCATTCAAATCCCATCCAGGCCTGGGCGAACGCTACGCCGCCGAGTAGGGTGAGGGAAACGAGGTTGCTGTGATGGTCGAATACGTAAAATGAAACGAGCCCGATAACCAGGGCCAGTACAAAGCCCGCGATCATGATCCATAAGGGGCGCTTCGAAATGACGCCTTGCTTGTTCAACCCGATCGTCAGCAGCAATGTGCCGATGAAGAAGGGCAGGAGCAGCGGGACGAGAAATATCAAACCGCCGGTTTGCATGAAGGCCATCACGCGCACGACATCTTCTTGAACGTGTACCGTGTTGTCGGTCATATAATAGGCCAGCAAGTGAAAGAAGGCGTCGGCACACAATCCCATGGCACCGATGTTCAGCAGCACGATGCCGGTGAGGGTCATTTTTTTGTGGTGAAGAAAATGCTGTGACAACAGGCAAAGGGCAACCGAGAAGAGTATGGATGAAACAATTTGTGTGATCACCGAATTCAGCACGTCGTTGCGCGCCGCTTTTACGATCTGCAGAATGTGCGCCGCGTCGGTGGTGCCGGGATCGGGCATGAAAAACCAGCCTAGCCAAAAGGTGACGGCGGCCATCACGAGCAGGTAGCCCGCGGTTTGAATAGATTCGTTCATGGTCTTGATCTTTAGAAGGATATGTTATTTTTTAAAATGACCATCCTGCATGAAAGCGTTGATGCTTTTAACCAGGATGATCATGGTTTTGAAATGGCTTTATGTTAAAGTATGGTTACAGAGGATGCCAATGCGGGTTCTGCAATCGGTGCGGCCGGTTTGGTGAACCGGGCTTTCACCCGGTCAACCAAATAATACATCATGGGCACAATGAAGACAGTGAGCATCAGCGAAGAGAGCAGACCGCCGATCATGACGATGGCCAAACCGTTCTTCCACTCCGAGCCGGCGCCTTCTGCGAGCGCAATGGGAAGCATGCCGATCACCATCGCGATGGTAGTCATCAGGATGGGACGCAACCGCGCCTGACCGGCGTCGATGAGGGCGTCGAAGGTGCTTCGACCCTCTGCTTTGCGCTGGTTGGTAAAGTCCACCAGCAAGATGCCGTTCTTCAACACCAGGCCGATCAGCATGATGATGCCCAGCATAGTGAAGATGCTCAGCGTGCTCATGGCGAGGTTCAGCGCGATGAGGGCACCGATCAGGGCCACCGGCACCGAGAACAATACCACGAACGGATAGATAAAGCTGTCGTAGAGCAACACCATCACGAGGTACACCAGCAGGATGGCCGTCGCCAAGGCCAGCCCCAGCGCTTTGAACGAATCCACCTGACGTTCCACATCACCGGTCCATTTCATTTCCACCGCAGCGGGTAGAGGATGAGCTGCTACAGCGGCGTTGATGTTTTCGGCCAGCGTTCCGGACGTGATGCCCAGTACGTTGCTTTTCAGCGTCACCGATGTACGGCGATTTTTTCTTTCGAGCATCGACGGCCCGCTGCTTTGTTTCACCGTGGCAAATTGTGTGAGGGCGATCTGTTCGCCTTTGCCGTTCACGAAACCGATGTTCTCCACGTCGGTGGGATTGCTGCGGTCGAATTCATCGAGGCGCACGTTGATGTCGTACTCGTTGTTTCCTTCGCGGTACTTGGCGTCGGTGTTGCCGGCGTAGGCATTTTGGAGCGACGCGCCCACCTGGCCAACACTCAGCCCAAGCCGGGCCATCTTTTCGCGATCCAGCTCGATGGTCAGTTCCGGGCTACCGTCTTCCACGCTCACCGACACGTCGTTCGCACCGGGAATGTTTTTGATGAGTTGCTCCAATTGTTTGGTGGCCTTCATCAATTCAACCTTGTTCTCGCTGTTCAACACAATTTGAATAGGCTCCTCCGATTTCGTAATACCAATGACGGTAGAATTTACCTTCAAACCTTCGTACGTAGCTTCCAACGCCTTGCGGACGCGGAGCATAAACGCGGCCGTGGTCTCGTTGCGTTTCTTGGCATCAACCAACCCAACCGTCATCTCCGTTTTGTTCTCGCTGCCCACGGTCGACATCATACCCGAGGTGCTTGCGCCGCCCACGTTGGCCAGCACGGTTTCCACGCCGGGTTGTGCCAGTAGATAATTTTCGATGGCGCGCGAGCGGATGTTGTTTTCCGTCAGTGCTGTGCGCTTGTCAAATTCAAATTTCAACAGCAGTTTGCCACGGTCGCCCGAAGCCACCATTTCCTGCCCGAGGATGCCGAGGCTCATCACGTAGGCCGTGGCTCCGAAGGCAGCAAGAATAACGAGCCCGGTGATGAGCTTATGCCGCAGGGTCCATTTCAGTTGATGCGTATAACCATCAATGACGCGGGTGACGATCGATTCAAAGCCCAGCAGTACTTTGTGAAACAAATTGTTGGGATTGAGGTGCGTCACCTTGCCAAAACGGGAAGCGAGCCAGGGCGTCAGCGTGTAGCACACGAAAAGGCTCATCAAGGTGGACACCACGATGGTGACCGAATACTGCCGCAACACATCGCCGATCACGGTGTTGATCAACGCAATGGGAAGGAACACGACCACGTCCACCATGGTGATGGCCATAGCCGAGAAACCGATTTCCTTGCGCCCGTCGAGCGTGGCTTGCACGCGGTCCTTGCCCATGTGCAAGTGACGGTGAATGTTCTCGAGCACCACGATGGAGTCGTCTACCAGGATGCCGATCACGAGCGACATGGCCAGGAGGGTCATCAGGTTGAGTGAATAGCCGAACAGGTACATCGCGATGAACGTCGACAACAACGAAGCGGGGATGGCTACCAGCACGATGAGCGAGTCGCGGAAGCTGTGAAGGAAAAGCAACATGACCGCGGCTACGAGAATGACAGCGATCGCCAGGTCGTGTGTCACGGCGTCGGCAGCTTCGAGTGTAAACTCGGAGGTGTCGTCGGCAATGATGATCTTGACACCTTGTGCGGCGTATTTCTTTTCGATCGAGGCAATCTTGGCGTGAACTTCTTCACTGATCTTCACGGCGTTGGCATCGGTTTGTTTTTTGATGCTGATGGCAATGCCTTCCTGTCCGTTGAAACGGCTCACCGATTCTTGTTCGCGCGTGCCGTCCAATACATCGGCCACGTCAGCCACCCGCACGGGACTACCGGCGCGCGTGGCAACAATAAGGTTTTCGATCTGCGTAATCGAGCTGAATTTTCCGGCGAGGCGCACGGTGATCTGATCGTCGCGTCCTTTGATCTTGCCCGTAGGAAAGTCAAGGTTGGCGTTGTTCACCGCGTCGGTCACTTGCGATAGGGCCAGGCCGTAGTGGGCCAATTTATCTTTGTCTACTTTCACCTGGATCTCGCGCTTCTGTCCACCGAGCAAACGGGTCTCACCGATGCCTTCGATTTGTTGGATCAGGGGCAAGATCTCGTTTTCCACCAGGTCGTAGGATGCTTCTGCACTCATGTCGGCCACCACCATCAGGTCCATGATCGGTTGATCGCTGGGCGACACCCGGGAGATAGATGGCGTCTCGGCATCGTCGGGCAGATCGTTCAAGATGTTGTTCAGCTTCCGCTGCGCTTCTTCTTGTTTGGCTTCGGTGTCGGTGCCCACGCTAAATTCCACGACGATGACGGAGACCCCTTCGAAGGATTGGGACAAGACGCTTTTCACGCGGTCAAGTCCCGAGACCGCGTCTTCCACTTTCCGGGTCACCGACTGTTCCACTTCTGAGGGCGCGGCGCCGGGATAAGGTGTGGTGATCACCAGCGTAGGCACTTCCATGGGGGGCAAGAGCTCATAACGCAGCGTGGTATAGCAATAGAAGCCGCCGAGCATGAGGATCGTGAAGATGACGATGATCACCGACGGCCTTTTGATGGATATTTCTGTTAAGTTCATATTGAAAAAAGAAGTGAGTTGGTCTTTGGTGAATACTATTTTACAATTTCAACCGGCGAGCCATTGCTCAGGTTGATGTGGCCACTGGCCACGACAATGTCCCCGGCTTGCAGGCCTTCCACGACCTCAATCGATGTGTCGTTGGCGTGACCCGTGCGAATCGAACGAAGGGCAGCCTTGCCATCGCGGATCACAAACACGTGGGGATCTTTGGCGGAGCCCAACAGGGAAGTCCGTAAGATCACCAGCGTTTCGTCTTTCATGCCTTTGTTGAGTAAGGCTGTTCCATACATGCCGGCTTTCAGCAACGACGCCGGGTCCGTGTTCTTTAGCAAAATGCGAACGCTGTAGTTGTGTGCATTGTCGCCGCGGTCTGCTACCTGGTCTGTCTTTCCCCACAGCGTTTTGCCGGGATAGAGATCGGTTTCAATCGCGATGGAATCGCCTTCGTGAAAAAGGAAGACCTCTTTTTCAGGCACGGAGATCTCGAGCTTCAGTTGCGAGAGATCGGTGATGCGGGCCACGGCTCCGCTACCCACGACGGAACCGGGCTCTACATCACGCAAGGTCATGGTGCCGGTGAAGGGCGCAACAAGGTTGCTCCACTCGATCTGCTTGGCCAGTTGTTTCACCTGTGCTTGCGCATTGACGAGCGTCAGCCGCAGGTTGTCCAGTTGCAGGTTGCTCACGCCACCGCTTTGCGAGGCGCCTTCATAGCGTTCCAGGTTCCGCTTGGCATTTTCATAGGTGGCCGCGGCGGAGCTGTATTGGGCTTGAAGAAGATCGTCGTCGATTTGTACCAGTCTGGAACCGGTCACCACATGATCGCCTTCGTCAAAATAGACAGCTTCCACTTCACCGTGTACCTGGGGCACCAGCATCACTTCGCGAAAGGCCGCAAAGGTGCCGGTATACGTAAAGGTCTTTTGCAAGCTTTTTACGATGGCGGTGTCGGCTTGCACCAGCACTTTTTTGTTGGCGTCGGGCCGGTAAACGTTTTCTTCTACGACGCGTTTGTTGTTTTTCAATTTGAACGCTACCGATACGAAGAGCACGGCGATCAAACTGGAAAGGATGATTTTTGTTTTCATGAGGATTTGTTTCTTGTTGGTTTTGTTTTTTATAAATGAATCGGGATTATGGTTTTGTGATCAATGTTCCGTTGGCCTTTTTCAGCGAGAGCTCGGCAAGTTTGAGGTTTAGCAAAGCGTTGCTGTAGTTGGTCCGGGCATTGGTCAGATCGTTCTGGGCGTTGAGCAGATCGGTGAGCGTGGTGATGCCACTTTCGTATTCACCGCTGGCGCTGGCAAATAATTTCTCCGCCAGGTCCAGGCTCTTTTTATTGCTATCCCAAAGTGTTTTGTTCGAGCGGTAGGTGCTGAGGGCATCTTCCATTTCCTTGTCCGCATTGGCGCGCATCATGGCGAGCGTGTTGATGTTGCGTTGTATGGTCATTTCTTTTTGACGGATCTGGTTTTGCTTGCGGAAGCCGTCGAACACAGGCACCTTCAACGTGAGCGCGAAGTAGCTGCTGCGCACCCAGTCGTTGTTTATGGGCGTGAAGGGGCCGAATTCGTTGTTGTAGCCGGTGTAGCCATACGAAAGGGTGTTGGTCAGCGTAGGGAAGTAGCCCGCGGCGATATTTTTCTTTTCGAACTGTGCCACCTTGATCTGAGCTTGTTGAAGCTTCAGGTCCGGACGCTGCGACAAGTCTGCCGCTTCCGGCATGGCGAGCAGCGCGGCGTAGTCGAACGGCTGCACAGCCAGGGAGTCGTTCACGTCCATGTCCATGAGATTTTTTAGTTGCGTCACATTCTTGCTCAGCAACAGCTTCTGGTTTTCGTATTGATTGCGCAAGTTTTCCAGGTTGATGAGCATGCGGTTGTGAGCGTTGGGCGACACCAGTTCGTTGTCCTTCAACACGCTGTTGATTTGGGTGGCGTGTTCAAGGTTGGTGAGGTTGGTGGCCAGCCGCTCGAGGTTGTCGTTCAGCACCTGGATGCTGTAGTAGGTGGCGGTCACATTGTACACCACGTTTTCACGCACGACGCCGTCCTGAAGACGCGTGGCTTCCTGTGCGGCCTGGGCGGTCTTCACACCGGTGCGGACCGACTGGTTGAACAGCGACTGGCTGAGCTGAAGGTTGGCCGAAGCCGTTTGGCGCATGTTCAGGCTCAGCTTGGTGTATTCGCCTTCGGGACCGCCAAAGGCGGAAGACGGCGCATATTGAGCAGGCAAGTCCTTGTAATAGAGCGATTGCCCGGCGAAGTCCACCGTGGGCAGCAGGGCGCTCTTCAGTTCTTTGACGTGAAAGGCGGATGCGGCCATGTCGAGCTGGCTGTTTCTGAGTTGTTGATTGTTCTTCAGGGCCGCGTCGATGCACTCTTCCAGGGAGAGGGTTTGCGCGGCCAGGTCTTTGCACAAAAGGAGCGAGACCAGGAGAAAGAAAAGGGAAATGGTTTTTGTCATGAGCATTGGTTTTTTGTGATGGCGGTGTTTACGCCGCGAAAAAGGGGTTCGGACATGCGATTGGGTTCGGATTGGGGAATCCGAACTTCGTTGAGGTGCGGATTTGAGAGTTCGGTCGTGTTACGTGAATTGGCCTTGGGTAGGGGCGGTGTAACGGGACGACTTGGGCGCTAAAGTTTTTGGTGAGCAATGAATGGCGCCCTCCTTCGCCGAAGCTTCGGCGGCAGCAAGTGAAGTTGAAGCAAAGTTGGCGTTATGGGTTGAACTGGGATGGGGGAGTTGGCCGGGGTCTATGACACTCCGATTGGATGCGATTTATGTTGATCTCGTTCAGGATTTTAAGCAGCAACCGTTTGCGCCTGGTGTTGCTCTTTGAATTCGGAGGGAGTGAGGCCGGTGAATTTTTTGAAGACGGTGTTGAAGGTGGTTTTGGAGTTGAAACCCGAATCGAAGGCGACGGCCATGATCTTTAGGTTCCGGTTTTTGGGGTCGAGCAGGAGGCGTTGGGCCTCCGCGACGCGGCAACCGTTCACCAGGTCGTAGAAGGTTTTTTGGAGTCCTTCGTTGATAGCCTGTGAAACCTGGTAGGCGGGGATGCCCAATTGGTCGGCGAGGTCCTGGAGGGTGAGCTCGGCCTGGAGGTATAATTTATCCTGTTCCATGAGCCCTTGGATCCGGGCGACGATGTCGTCTTTTCTTTCCGGGTTTAGGGTGTTCTTTTGGTTGCGGGCTTCCGTTTCCTCAACAAGATGGATCTCTTCCAGCACTTCTTCGCGGCTGGCTTTAGGCCGGGCCTGCCATAGGGTGGGCTGCGATATGCCTTTGAATGTGACGGCATATAAATAGGGAGTGATCACCGCCGTGTTGATGAGAATGATCAGTCTGAATTGCTCCGGAAATTTCAGGATCATCGCGTAAAGGAAGATCATCCAGATCGTGAGCACGAGAAAGCCGTTGATGAGCCA carries:
- a CDS encoding TIR domain-containing protein; translation: MSKSKVFIGSSVEGISVAYSIQENLKHAAEATVWDQGVFQLSQTAIESLITVLDNSDFGVFVFTPDDILNIRGKKNLAVRDNVLFELGLFIGKLGRNKCFIVTPDKPDIHLPTDLLGVNIAKYESNRSDKNLQAATGGLCHKIKEAIGKTPSRVTVVQNEPETEFKNDSKTVERETSWFGLADEKKYDEAISVLKNKINKEKDALEKINLKSWLCYVEFCKEPVNGRKQFEKLIASTPGSNIPYLRLSQTFSWQKNYYDAVKIADEGLRNSEKKISLTVQKAKCLSAINKKEEAMKLLEEYFAISNEPLIALELSKVYIKLDKKEEAINLLNSSMRAFPGDEEVISEFAALAQDLGLTKLRLVLYSKLVSLDESNATYSCHLGNCYYDLDLFDLAFVAYDKGLSLSKHDKQGWILANMGNLYSSKQLYHQADVFLKESQGIEPDSEYTLKRRSEVQKAIEEEDKILQGFLTEGLEILNRERITIDKP
- a CDS encoding adenylate/guanylate cyclase domain-containing protein yields the protein MRFWNENRKWIAIHTVTWCFAKVLFVAIKLWGLGNALYKTAADGTTAPLLRLLTPEVDHGNLFLVVAFSGVIDGLVFSWFDVRFDAWFRRPGFIRRVLVKGLANLCLGLALTSVLVPLLLGKTSGVKILSLSLMHTNLVVMAVYILLITFLLQLSKLTAAWIQTSNLLHILSPQTKGVEEERIFMFLDMKGSTTHAETLGHAKYSALIQDCFADMTKAAKQTAAEIYQYIGDEAVFTWRTSPANFLYAIQHFFHFRDLLAQRAGYYRKHYGLVPQFKAGIHHGKVVRTPVGVTHKTLAFHGDAINTASRIQGKCNVLGRDLLVSGEVMEQVTMPFGYVDLGEHLLRGKDRKVRLYGVSKPPRMDMRSTKNRLQKITPTKTKVAPFYFWLNGLL
- a CDS encoding efflux RND transporter permease subunit — encoded protein: MNLTEISIKRPSVIIVIFTILMLGGFYCYTTLRYELLPPMEVPTLVITTPYPGAAPSEVEQSVTRKVEDAVSGLDRVKSVLSQSFEGVSVIVVEFSVGTDTEAKQEEAQRKLNNILNDLPDDAETPSISRVSPSDQPIMDLMVVADMSAEASYDLVENEILPLIQQIEGIGETRLLGGQKREIQVKVDKDKLAHYGLALSQVTDAVNNANLDFPTGKIKGRDDQITVRLAGKFSSITQIENLIVATRAGSPVRVADVADVLDGTREQESVSRFNGQEGIAISIKKQTDANAVKISEEVHAKIASIEKKYAAQGVKIIIADDTSEFTLEAADAVTHDLAIAVILVAAVMLLFLHSFRDSLIVLVAIPASLLSTFIAMYLFGYSLNLMTLLAMSLVIGILVDDSIVVLENIHRHLHMGKDRVQATLDGRKEIGFSAMAITMVDVVVFLPIALINTVIGDVLRQYSVTIVVSTLMSLFVCYTLTPWLASRFGKVTHLNPNNLFHKVLLGFESIVTRVIDGYTHQLKWTLRHKLITGLVILAAFGATAYVMSLGILGQEMVASGDRGKLLLKFEFDKRTALTENNIRSRAIENYLLAQPGVETVLANVGGASTSGMMSTVGSENKTEMTVGLVDAKKRNETTAAFMLRVRKALEATYEGLKVNSTVIGITKSEEPIQIVLNSENKVELMKATKQLEQLIKNIPGANDVSVSVEDGSPELTIELDREKMARLGLSVGQVGASLQNAYAGNTDAKYREGNNEYDINVRLDEFDRSNPTDVENIGFVNGKGEQIALTQFATVKQSSGPSMLERKNRRTSVTLKSNVLGITSGTLAENINAAVAAHPLPAAVEMKWTGDVERQVDSFKALGLALATAILLVYLVMVLLYDSFIYPFVVLFSVPVALIGALIALNLAMSTLSIFTMLGIIMLIGLVLKNGILLVDFTNQRKAEGRSTFDALIDAGQARLRPILMTTIAMVIGMLPIALAEGAGSEWKNGLAIVMIGGLLSSLMLTVFIVPMMYYLVDRVKARFTKPAAPIAEPALASSVTIL
- a CDS encoding efflux RND transporter periplasmic adaptor subunit, translated to MKTKIILSSLIAVLFVSVAFKLKNNKRVVEENVYRPDANKKVLVQADTAIVKSLQKTFTYTGTFAAFREVMLVPQVHGEVEAVYFDEGDHVVTGSRLVQIDDDLLQAQYSSAAATYENAKRNLERYEGASQSGGVSNLQLDNLRLTLVNAQAQVKQLAKQIEWSNLVAPFTGTMTLRDVEPGSVVGSGAVARITDLSQLKLEISVPEKEVFLFHEGDSIAIETDLYPGKTLWGKTDQVADRGDNAHNYSVRILLKNTDPASLLKAGMYGTALLNKGMKDETLVILRTSLLGSAKDPHVFVIRDGKAALRSIRTGHANDTSIEVVEGLQAGDIVVASGHINLSNGSPVEIVK
- a CDS encoding TolC family protein; protein product: MTKTISLFFLLVSLLLCKDLAAQTLSLEECIDAALKNNQQLRNSQLDMAASAFHVKELKSALLPTVDFAGQSLYYKDLPAQYAPSSAFGGPEGEYTKLSLNMRQTASANLQLSQSLFNQSVRTGVKTAQAAQEATRLQDGVVRENVVYNVTATYYSIQVLNDNLERLATNLTNLEHATQINSVLKDNELVSPNAHNRMLINLENLRNQYENQKLLLSKNVTQLKNLMDMDVNDSLAVQPFDYAALLAMPEAADLSQRPDLKLQQAQIKVAQFEKKNIAAGYFPTLTNTLSYGYTGYNNEFGPFTPINNDWVRSSYFALTLKVPVFDGFRKQNQIRQKEMTIQRNINTLAMMRANADKEMEDALSTYRSNKTLWDSNKKSLDLAEKLFASASGEYESGITTLTDLLNAQNDLTNARTNYSNALLNLKLAELSLKKANGTLITKP
- a CDS encoding helix-turn-helix domain-containing protein, yielding MTITENMLLFVVSAGIVQAFFLAALIFFNPRGDRSVNIYLVGYIVSLTIPMFAPLILHFYSWQRVLYLAPVLLLVAPFLYLYVCSFREQITFRKAWPHFILFLVAVVIEAYIVVKIAPLYPPSKQVPPEVIHSPWPMTRVILRLIQMLTYIYFAGRSLSSYQRSIQQLYSETSRIDLAWMRWLINGFLVLTIWMIFLYAMILKFPEQFRLIILINTAVITPYLYAVTFKGISQPTLWQARPKASREEVLEEIHLVEETEARNQKNTLNPERKDDIVARIQGLMEQDKLYLQAELTLQDLADQLGIPAYQVSQAINEGLQKTFYDLVNGCRVAEAQRLLLDPKNRNLKIMAVAFDSGFNSKTTFNTVFKKFTGLTPSEFKEQHQAQTVAA